In Poecilia reticulata strain Guanapo linkage group LG17, Guppy_female_1.0+MT, whole genome shotgun sequence, the following proteins share a genomic window:
- the stam gene encoding signal transducing adapter molecule 1 — protein sequence MPLFTTNPFDQDVEKATSEMNTAEDWGLILDICDKIGQSRTGPKECLRSIMRRVNHKDPHVAMQALTLLGACVSNCGKIFHLEVCSREFASEVSNVLNKGHPKVCEKLKALMVEWAEDFRNDPQLSLISAMIKNLREQGVTFPAVGSQAAEQAKASPALVAKDPSTTTNKKEEEDLAKAIELSLKEQRQQPQTSLSSLYPSTSSLLSTHKSDGRKVRAIYDFEAAEDNELTFKSGEIITILDDSDPNWWKGETYQGVGLFPSNFVTADLTAEPEMMKTEKKTVQFSEDIQVETIEPEQEPVYIDEDKMDQLLQMIQSADPTDNQSDSVELLQLEGACNQMGPLIDQKLEDIDRKHSELSELNVKVMEALSLYAKLMNEDPVYAMYAKLQSQQYYMQQPASAAQQVYPGQPASGSYAMSGTGVQGYTVPVEQLPAGAPIPGHPAPGDVHMYMGQPPVYAAAPGAMAPADIQSYPNPASAAPCTAPANYSAPSGTSLAPPSDVPQAPYSEKALL from the exons ATGCCTCTCTTCACGACCAACCCCTTTGACCAAGATGTTG AGAAAGCAACCAGTGAGATGAACACAGCTGAAGACTGGGGCCTCATTCTGGACATATGTGATAAGATAGGGCAGTCACGCACTGG GCCAAAAGAATGTCTCCGCTCAATAATGAGAAGAGTGAACCACAAGGATCCCCATGTAGCCATGCAGGCATTGACT CTCCTGGGCGCTTGTGTTTCAAATTGTGGTAAAATCTTCCACTTGGAGGTTTGCTCTAGAGAGTTCGCCAGTGAAGTCAGTAACGTCTTAAATAAG GGTCACCCAAAAGTGTGCGAAAAGCTGAAGGCGCTGATGGTGGAGTGGGCAGAGGACTTCCGCAATGATCCACAGCTCAGCCTGATCTCTGCGATGATCAAGAATCTACGTGAGCAAGGGGTCACCTTCCCAGCTGTGGGCTCTCAG GCTGCAGAGCAAGCAAAAGCAAGCCCAGCATTGGTGGCAAAGGATCCCTCCACCACCACaaacaaaaaggaggaagaagatcTGGCCAAAG CTATCGAGCTGTCGCTAAAGGAGCAGCGGCAGCAACCGCAGACGTCCCTGTCGAGCCTTTACCCGAGCACGTCCAGCCTTCTCTCCACACACAAGTCCGACGGCAGAAAAGTCCGCGCCATCTACGACTTCGAGGCTGCGGAGGACAATGAGCTCACTTTTAAGTCCGGAGAAATCATTACCATCCTGGACGACAG tgACCCCAACTGGTGGAAAGGGGAAACATACCAGGGAGTCGGCTTGTTCCCTTCGAACTTTGTCACCGCCGATCTCACTGCAGAACCTGAGATGA TGAAGACAGAGAAGAAGACTGTACAGTTCAGCGAGGACATCCAGGTGGAGACAATAGAGCCTGAACAGGAGCCTGTGTATATAGACGAG GACAAAATGGATCAGCTGCTCCAGATGATTCAAAGTGCAGATCCTACAGACAACCAGTCGGACAGCGTGGAGTTACTCCAGCTAGAAG gtGCATGTAACCAAATGGGACCTTTAATTGACCAGAAGTTGGAGGACATAGACAG GAAGCACTCTGAGCTGTCAGAGCTGAACGTAAAGGTGATGGAAGCGTTGTCTCTATACGCAAAGCTGATGAATGAAGATCCAGTGTACGCCATGTATGCCAAGCTGCAGAGCCAGCAGTACTACATGCAGCAGCCTGCCAGCGCGGCACAGCAG GTCTACCCCGGTCAGCCTGCGTCGGGCTCATATGCCATGAGCGGCACCGGGGTGCAGGGCTACACGGTTCCTGTGGAGCAGCTCCCTGCTGGTGCTCCCATACCGGGTCATCCAGCTCCCGG TGACGTCCACATGTACATGGGCCAGCCACCGGTCTACGCCGCAGCGCCTGGTGCTATGGCTCCAGCAGACATTCAGTCCTACCCAAACCCCGCCAGTGCTGCACCGTGCACAGCTCCTGCGAACTACAGCGCCCCCTCTGGCACAAGCTTAGCGCCTCCCTCAGACGTCCCACAGGCCCCTTACTCAGAGAAAGCCTTGCTATAG